CAAAACATGTATTGTCGAATCTACCATTTAGACTAACACATATGTTCTTTTATCAAGTTATAAAAACTTTGAAACAATTAAAAAGTTATATGGTTAAATTAGAACATGAAAATGATTATAAACGTTAGGGGAATTATTTTGAAGTGAAGAAAAGTGGTTTAAAACCACATCGATCTCCACATTTCATCATTTTTATCAACAATCTTtctccaaatatatatatatatatatatatatatatatatatattttatgaaCAATCAAACcgaagcccaaaaaaaaaatagcattctTCGCATCTATTAAATGTATTTGCTAATCACATTGTGCATTAGGTGATCGCGTTTGGAATTGCAGTTGGGGTTGGTCTCCATGCCGGTTCCCATCTTACATGCGACTTCCCTAAACTACTACACTCTACCGATGATCAATACGACAAGATGAAGCCATTTTTTGGCCAAAAACGACCCAAGGACTACTGGTGGTTTGTGAAGGGAACCGAGGGCTGGACCGGGGTGGTTATGGTGGCACTAATGCTAGTTGCATACACACTGGCTCAACCTTGGTTTCGTCGCAATCGACTTAGAAACCTTCCTAAAACCCTAAAGAAACTTACTGGGTTCAATGCGTTTTGGTACTCCCATCACCTCTTTACCATTGTGTACATCCTCTTTATTATCCATGGATACTTTCTCTACCTCTCCAAGAACTGGGACAAGAAAACAGTAAGTGCTCCTTCAAATTATTGTACTATTCCAGTGAAGCAAAATTTATAAATGGCAAAGCCTTTTGTTACTTGCCTTATCACTTTTGACTTACTCGTTTTCATGAATTAATGGTCAGTGCAGACATGGATGTATTTGGCTTTCCCAGTAATAATGTATGCATGTGAGCGTTTGCTTCGGGCTTTTAGGTCTGGATATGAATCAGTGAAGATCTTAAAGGTATAGTTACTGTTTCGAAAgttgtttaatttatttttcagcAATACCTAATCCATTATATGCTTTATCAAAAAGTGAAATAGTAATTGaaattattttctttgaatttcaaTAATATCAGGTTGCTGTTTACCCGGGAAACGTATTGGCACTCCATATGTCTAAACCACACAGATTAAAATATATCAGTGGACAGTACATTTACATAAATTGTTCTGCTATTTCCCCGTTTCAATGGTACTTTGATCATTAGTATTTTGTACCATCACAACTAAAAGTATTTGATTTGTCAATTGCTTAAAGTGCAATCATTTTAGACTTCTGTTTTGTTATCATCTTAATTATAACGATTAACATGTCTTATAGGCATCCATTCTCAATTACTTCAGCTCCCGGAGACGACTATCTAAGCGTTCATATTCGCACATTGGGTGATTGGACATCTCAGCTCAAATACATTTTCTCTCAGGtaattaaattcatttaatTTGTATAATCGTATTGATCAATATCTTGAGCATTTGAGCCTCAATTAGTTTTGGTTTATAATGAACGCTGCAGGTTTGCCAACGTCCTCCTATTGAACACAGTGGCCTTCTAAGAGCTGATATTGAACAATCCAATATCCAACCCAGGTAAAATTATCAGTAGCACTTAAATTCAAGTACCCAAATGCATGTTAAGTACAGTTGCCCACGAGAATGTGAATGTGTCTATCAGGGCGAAATTTCACCCAAATCAACAGGTAACAATCATCCACtgacaaaaccctaattttcgtTGTTGAAACTAATCTTTGCATATATGAGCAGGATGCCAAGACTTCTTATTGATGGTCCATATGGTGCACCGGCACAAGACTACAAAAACTACGAAGTTCTTCTACTTGTTGGACTTGGAATTGGAGCAACTCCATTAATAAGCATACTCAAAGATGTGCTTAACAACATTAAGCGACAAAAAGAACTAGAAGCTCAAATGTTGGTGGAAAATGGTGTTAAGAGAAAGTCTCCTTTTGCAACAAAACGAGCTTATTTCTACTGGATCACAAGAGAGCAAGGCTCGTTTGAGTGGTTTAGGGGTGTGATGAATGAGGTCGCAGAAAATGACCTCGACGGCGTGATTGAGCTGCACAACTACTGCACCAGTGTTTATGAAGAAGGAGATGCTAGATCAGCTTTGATTACTATGCTTCAGTCTATAAACCATGCCAAGAATGGTGTGGATGTAGTTTCAGGAACGAGGGTGAAGACGCATTTTGCTAGACCGAATTGGCGTAATGTTTTTAAGCATGTGGCAGTTAAGCACCCTGATCAAAAAGTTGGTAAGTACTACTGCATACCCTAAGCTCCTATGTTTGAGGTATTTAAACCCGCAATATGTAGTTTCTCTACGATCTTTGTTTTTACTTGCTTTATTTTATAAGGCGAATGATAATTGTTGATTCCacatgacatatatatatatagttatgaAATGCACATTTTACTCGTACAATTTAGGTTTTATAAGATACGGTTAGATTAAAAGTTACgtgtaaaaaataaaagtcaacaAATTCTCTAAAAAAGACTAGACTTAATGACGCAATTGATTGTGTGTCAGAGAAGtacccttttttcttttatgatcAGTGTGATGTACACTGAGTTGTTACTTCTTGTacttttgattttgatgcaGGAGTGTTTTATTGTGGTGCACATGGATTAGTTGGGGAGTTAAAGAGGCTAGCTCAAGACTTTTCCAGAAAAACTGAGACCAAGTTTGATTTCCATAAAGAGAACTTTTAATTCCACCCTAACCACATATCCCTTTTAGGATATTTTAGGGTATATATAGATGTAACGTGTAAGTAATATTGATATCATTGATAATTCCATCAATTTATTCTATTCATCAAAAATTTTCAAGTTGTATAGTTGTAAACTAGAATATAATGAAGCTGGTGGTTTCTGAATTATGAAGCCCTGTATTATAAGTATTCATTCAAAGATGGTACTCTTGCTTTGTGACAAACTTTGGCAAATTAATTATAgccaaaaaaatttcttcagaAAAAAACTGAACCACTAATCTTAACAGTTAATAATGCTCAATTTTTATTCTGAATGCCTCCTAATTGGAAAGTTCTTCTCTACAATCCATTGAGACCAAATTAAGTAACCTAGGTTCAAAAAGTTTCATGCTTTATTATTTCATAAATTGTACCCTTTTCTTtactctaagagcaactccaacagattccctatattttgatttttctctactttagggaaaaatgagactgttttgctccaacagattccctataactatctctattttagagaaagagaggagagagaaaaccaaattccctatatttacagcaaactccaaaattttaaagaagaatatggagattttatagattactgtaaactagggaatctgttggagttggagaagaaaaataggctaaaggtttgacttttgcttctctataatataaaaattatagggaagctgttggagttgctctaaccaATAAAAACCAATAACCAACCAGGTAGAGGAGTACACAACTCAAactgggaatttttttttttttttgggttaaaagGAGGCATTAAAGCccagaagaaggaaagaaaaactaatCCTACATAGCCAAGGTCGGAGTACACAACTCAAactgggaattttttttttttttttaaatggggaTCAATTAAGCTGTCCCAAACTAGTCCAAAGAGCTGAAATTAGaattactttctctctctacagTTTAGAGAGTGAGAGTCTCGGTAGAAAGTAGGAAAATACTTTAGCCAAAGAGTTTGATTTAACTATATTCCACAAACAGAACCAAAATTCCTTAATCTAGTTAGTTAAAAATTAGTCCTCTAACTACCTTTCCCCGTATCTGTAGTTATTAAAAAAAGCAGGAGATTTTGGGGGTTCCTTCCTCTGTTCCTCTCATGCAAACTCGACAAGGCCAATAATATCTGATGAATTTTCAGATAACATGCAAACAAAACATGTGCAGGTGCTGATTGAGCAGTCAAGTAATTAAGGGGATTTTACTTATTCCTTTCGAATGTTCTTTTAGCTTTCAACTTCTAAACTGCAATTTCTCTCCTGCTCACAAAACTAGTCCAAAGAAAGACTACGGGCATGCCCTAAAAAGGTAAAACTAATTCTTCTCATCCATGTCATGGGTCAAGTGTTTGACTGTACAAGTTAAAATGAACCAAGCAAAATTCATCATTATTACACTAAATTATATACTCTCGATCAAGTAACATAATTGTAAGTGATGAATTGATTGTCGATTTACTTTTACTTATTTCAAAGATTTGAGTTATTTTGTTTACaattaaatactgcttactccctatacttatagggtaccatcgtttcagtccctgaccttcgaatttcacttaaaaagtctatgaactcccaatttcctcctAATTGGTCCCTACTGTCAAGCATCAGTCAGAGactctgttatcttgctgacgtggagGTGGTTCCCCCCCTAAAAAGTTTATTATACCCTcccttactcttttttttttttttagattaatttcagtttagtaccctgtggtttgggggtaacatcatgtcagtccctgctctttcaatttgataagcacacccctgtgctttcaatttcaattagccgtgcccaaattttactttgtcaatccagtcaaagttaacgtttAAATTGGAcgaaacagtaaaatttgggcacggctgattgaaattgaaagcacatgggtgttgctgatcaaattgaaagagcagggactgacatgatgttacccccaaatcACAGGgtacaaaactgaaatttatctttttttttttttaaattaattttttttcttctgttttttgtttttacgtcttcttcttccaggtTCTCTCTCATCtgttcatctccatcatctttttccaaaaacaaacccatctccatcatctctatcttcttctccCTGGCGGTCTTGGATGGCGAGACGAGGGGGAATTGGGCGGTGAGAGTGGCGGCGACGTCATCCCAGTCGTTTCGATCCAGGTACATAATCTGCTTCAGCATTAAATTGAGGAAGAATTGAGAATCTCTAGCAATGAATAACAAGATTATCACAGCAAAACAGTATCAGTCAAAACTCATGTTCCTATAATATTCATCAACACGTAGCCCATGAAAATTGATGCACAATATATAGTGCAACATTCACATAACTAACCATCAATTCAACCTCCACACTAGTACtgcccaaaactgaaaattcatCATGTAaaggaatccaattcaaccaacaaatataGCAATGAGAGAAAGCAACAATACCTTTCATATTGGGGGCTGCTACTAGCTCCAAACCCAGTTGACAAATCATCGAAAGCCGCCGGCACACCCTTGCTAGAGCTTTTCGACGACGCCGGCTCAGCCTTGCCAAACCCACCGAGAAGGTCATCAAACCCACTACTATCACTTGTCTGCGGTAGCGGCGACGTCACTGTCGAGGAGAAATTATGGTTTGCAGTAGAGCTCTTTAGCCATGCAACGCCGGGCCAGAATCGGTGACCTTGGAGGAGGAATCAATGGGCCCACCACCATCGTACATGGAATCCAAGTTCAAAGCTTCGAAATTGATGGAGAACCCGGCTGAGCTGCTTAAGATCATCTCAAAGTCTTGAGCTTTCAGGGCTTCGAAGATAGGGTCGCGATCTTCGGAGAAGGACCGGTCGAAGGAATTGGAGGTGCGAGTTGATCTGGATGAGGGTCCAGTCGAACAGGAAGAAGACGACGACCGAGTCACCGGCTAGTTCAGGGCCGAGTTGGCAGGCAAGTTGGAGGAGAGGGAcggttgggtaagtggggtggTGGGAGCGGAGGGGATTCCACTCAGCATCGAGGGCAATGATGGTGGAGCGAGTCAAGAAGGTGGTTAGGTGAGTGAACTCAGGAGAATCGGTGGAGGAGACGAAGTGGGTTTTCAGGGGCATTGGGTCTTGCGGAtccatggaagaagaagaggtcaaaaggaaaaagaaaaaaagaaaaagagtgaaagatataaaaaaaaattaaaagaaaaaaagtaattgAGAGTAAAATAGATATTTCAGCATAAAATGGATGGgaaaggatcctctcctgagcaaaGTTTTCACCTGAGCTTGCTGACCTTTTAATCAGATGAAGACACGTGTTATTGTTTAATCCAATGGTCCACAGTTACTCTGCCACTCCTACCACTCCTCACGTGTCCTTTTCGTCTGCAGCTTTCTTTTCCTTCCCGTCCTCTCTCcagttcttcttttccttatgTTCTTTGCTCTTACAAACCAAAATTGCATGGAAGAAATTCGATCCCACTATTTGTAACATCGAATTGCAAAAGGTTTATTATAACTTGACTTGACAAATAAAGGGGATAGGAAGAAAATTTGAGATCATTCAATTCTCTTTGTTTTGAGGAAAATAATCTGGGATTCCTTTTTCAGTAAAGAATTATCTGTGGTTTACATGTTTTCAGCTCCTAATTTGAGATTTCaacttcacccaaaaaaaaaaaaatcaaagagttCATTGGGAAAAAAGAATTTTAGCAATTGCTTTACACATTCTTCATCCCTCGAATTTAGGGTTAGTATTTTGGATTGATTCAGTCCTTGTCTGGGTCaatctgacaggacccgccccggatttcaccctgaaatccgaataggccctgcggggcccaccttagaagaaattctaccaaaaatttgacagaacttcccctaaaaatggacaacccaaaacatgtagaaaaacatttacacttctaaatcatccatccttattctcctggagccaccctgctccctatatcacaacatctcccatttcacaaacaattctgataCTTAAGAATAAtaatctcaagagttatcagagcaatctatttcttaggcgtacaagaaggtagaatacaagataaacgaccaatacttttataatgcggaacctatgacagctatgcctcaaccccaagtacgctcgacctcaagctaaactggcctgcaaactgggcatttaaaaccgaagggcccagggaaaaacatttaaaatccgttagagtgagtggacgaaaaataagtatttTCAAATGTATTattaaaacttaatgctttcccaagttattctctaaaatctcgcatgtagtaacaatcttgaaaacactcttaatcatcctcaatccttataaaaacatcattttcatgaggctcgtttgatgactagaaaggactgctatctagtcatctcatgccaactaggagggactgccacccagatgacgcatcggaagggactgccaaccggaataggaggcggtggatagaagggactgccaactagctacaagtagtagacgggactaccgactaaccacaggtagtagacgggactgccgactaactacctcatgtcatctggaagggactgccaaccaggtgacgcatcggatgggactgccaaccgggctgtagtctggaagggactgccaaccagactattacctagaagggactgccaactaggtaagatacgtatgcgccaaaactggcctccttaataaactgaatagcctcctcaagaaactaaaaataacctcaaaatctcaataaatcctcgaaagcatcctcgaaagcataaaatcaaatactctgtaattcaataaatgctttcggaaagaaaactcaatctaacttcaaagctgataagtacggagctcaaagctcaataaatcactataaatcaatcatgctcaaatattcgattAAACATTCGTACTcatgaatcctcataaaaaccgatattcgaaatccaaaattctcataatattttctgaatcagtcacttcccgaaaatcattcctcaactcaataactcatgaatgactatctcaaaaatctactaaaagccctcgggaatgaatttcaatactaatctcgtaattcataaataaatctcgatagactaaatctcataaaaccataaaactcaataattcaaattataaattaaatctcaatcggaaaatgctaatatactgcatgcacaattaatttaaaataaatgtccactcacagtactatttaggcgatcacgcatacgagttccttcatcgagcaattgataggagcattttaatgtgatattttaatagttaattcctcacattttgcttagttaattccttaactgaatcgatttttaattcaatttctatttttaggtacattggagtagatgaaggtgaaatgagcgttaggtccataattacctggaaatgatggagaaaaatggaaatgtactaaaagatcaattttacacacattcctactccggctaggagaaaccaagccaagccaACAAGAatgagcggccgcctgaccaaatgaacttcaaatgagctgaaaccttccagatccattctagacacccaaaggaacatttcttatgaagagtgccagggcaaactatgagtggaaggccttcaaacaatcagcccaattttctacagaagcaaaaccggaaaactggacttGTAAGAGGTCCAgaagcatttccggcccaaccacatggcaatacattctgaaattttaccacaatgatctacactcatagtggaacatttcatatgaagaagtcaaaggctaaaactgagttcttagtggagataaaaattaaaggaataaaggaagagaaagtgatctcacctaacaaatccactaagtgtttaagtgctctcacctaacaaatccaccaagtgtttaagtgctcaaacctaacccattatgatttgtttaaaggccaaatagtgttgcttggaagcctataaatagagaccaattcaccatttcataacacattccttcatccatttcatcttcttgtctcaccatttcctctccattttccttagtcaccaattccttcatccatttcatcttctttgtctctccatttcctttccattttccttctccattatctagttgcaaagttctgcgttttcaagcaaggagaggaagaagaagaaggagcggtgaagatcatatcctccatcatccaccttgaaggcttgcttccaagattcaagattcaaccatctagctctccatctccatctccactcacggtgtaattcgttccttttccttgtaacctttttggtttccttgtttgatttcgtatgaacttgtttctagttaacaataatgtttagggtaaagtttaagcccaatttctatgtttaaataaagttttcgaattctataattatgattctaagttgcttatgtgagtttgttcgattgaatttgcttgatagaaaacttttatatgtttatcttatttgggtcgacacttataggatttgcatgtaattggtgctaggtttaagaacatgaaatcgactttttgttttgtgtaaacttgaatcaaagtagtaaaggttttggacaaaaatcgaattcaattgaagaggattgcaattaggtgaacttattcatactaagttgtacacttgagttgatagcctttctctatgtctaatgcgttgaacatgtcatgattgactagctttctagggcttgattgcatgtttaataggattaatctaggtgctttcgcttaggttaattagcattgaaaagtaaaatatgggaaatcatttgctttcgaatgtttcacatgatcaactcctctctcctgacatttaaaatcaactataggaattgtaattggatttcttgcatatggatgtggttttgatctttgttctctcactccatttgtatttttatgtttttgcattttaattattttgttaacttagttttattttcgaaaaaaccaaaaacaaaatccccccttttttcgtaaataatgtttatagttgtgaatatatttgtgaatattatactttgttttaattttaattgtttatttgtttcacaatgacaggtgtaccctcaatccccggaatagaacgatccctatttgcttatactactaacgatatttcagggttaaattatgcgcttgccaagagcgacatcaatttttggcgctgtTGCCGGGGaatgaaaaatcacttgctaaattgtgtcatttattgtatatatttgttgtttaaaacttgtttaaaacttagtttaattattatttatattattgaacacgaattttaattgtaggttataaattgagagaaataggtgaagtctcttttgttaatattggcctaaaccccttattggtacctagctcaggtcccttaaggttgagggcggcctttattaacacttgttgaactgtcttcacacttatgaactttttcatcttagtaagcatagcctatgtggaatggtgtctaggaaggggacaacgttcatgacgggtttttgaatccagaagtgcttgcaaatgggcataaaccacaatgtgggagtagctcatgccaaaatggatttttcctctcgtgttcgtcctcccccacctggccatttcagtaaggttgcccaaacgatttgaaagggagtttgtgtctaggcgactatacttgggccgcacgtccacttgatttaccgcttggaatttgattcgatatcaataatgtttataataaaagaaatacttgtgaatactctatacgtgtaaattattttgttgtttcacactttaatacttgtaaaaatacttttcacgttttagactcacttgagtacttaacttgtgtcttgtgtacaatatacttgtttatacttgtagtttgtaattaatagttatacttgtttttattttgtatttctttgttaattatagttactaactttatttaatgtaggtaccgtctggctgcaagacgtaaaatacaagcgctaattgggaggcaacccatgcaaatcagatttgctttctttatccttatcttttatttttcgtttttgcttatttgttttagttgttattttcgtaaatttcatccctatatgcttacttatttcattgcatgcttttaattgattacattgaagataatgcaatatttaagtgtgggggaagagatttatatttttttctttcattttgagtccaatatatatttata
Above is a genomic segment from Rosa chinensis cultivar Old Blush chromosome 3, RchiOBHm-V2, whole genome shotgun sequence containing:
- the LOC112192168 gene encoding respiratory burst oxidase homolog protein B, giving the protein MEIEAENPLPEKESKRVGHSGPLVTSSKMRSNSNRSARFKEDDQCYVEVTLDVCDDDTFVLRNIRGAEPESTSARLERRPSLASQLSFKLKKVSHELKRMKSSLSFKKGDRPTKPGVARALKGLKLMTKNVCSEGWPEIEIRFYELAVDGTLPKSVFGQCIGMKESSEFACEVFDALARRRGITSCCVTKEELREFWEQISDHSFNARLQTFFDMVDKNADGRISEEEVKEIITLSASANKLSKILEQAEEYAALIMEELDQDNLGYIDLYNLEMLLLSGPTQSSNLETDSHIQSRLLSEKLVPTKEHNPIRRWYRRLSYFVEDNWRRIWVIVLWLLICMGLFAWKFIQYRHREVFHVMGNCVCIAKGGAETLKFNMALILLPVCRNTITWLRSKTKLGGVVPFDDNINFHKVIAFGIAVGVGLHAGSHLTCDFPKLLHSTDDQYDKMKPFFGQKRPKDYWWFVKGTEGWTGVVMVALMLVAYTLAQPWFRRNRLRNLPKTLKKLTGFNAFWYSHHLFTIVYILFIIHGYFLYLSKNWDKKTTWMYLAFPVIMYACERLLRAFRSGYESVKILKVAVYPGNVLALHMSKPHRLKYISGQYIYINCSAISPFQWHPFSITSAPGDDYLSVHIRTLGDWTSQLKYIFSQVCQRPPIEHSGLLRADIEQSNIQPRMPRLLIDGPYGAPAQDYKNYEVLLLVGLGIGATPLISILKDVLNNIKRQKELEAQMLVENGVKRKSPFATKRAYFYWITREQGSFEWFRGVMNEVAENDLDGVIELHNYCTSVYEEGDARSALITMLQSINHAKNGVDVVSGTRVKTHFARPNWRNVFKHVAVKHPDQKVGVFYCGAHGLVGELKRLAQDFSRKTETKFDFHKENF